A genomic segment from Tessaracoccus defluvii encodes:
- the argG gene encoding argininosuccinate synthase, with translation MCPVAKVLTSLPVGERVGIAFSGGLDTSVAVAWMREAGAVPCTYTADIGQYDEPDIASVPGRALEYGAELSRLVDCRTQLVDEGLSALACGAFHIRSAGKAYFNTTPIGRAVTGTMLVRAMAEDDVFIWGDGSTYKGNDIERFYRYGLMANPQLRIYKPWLDEDFVRELGGRDEMSQWLTTRALPYRDSKEKAYSTDANIWGATHEAKTLEELNVSLETVEPIMGVKYWDPSVHIDTEDVTVGFEMGRPVSINGVRFDDTVALVMEANAIGGRHGLGMSDQIENRIIEAKSRGIYEAPGMALLWAAYERLLSAIHNEDTLANYRSEGLRLGRLLYEGRWLDPQSLMLRESIQRWVASAVTGEVVLRLRRGDDYTILDTRGPHLSYQPHKLSMERVEDAAFGPTDRIGQLTMRNLDIADSREKLELYAAQGTLLAGHADLIGRIEKGGAAAIAGLGAEGPSTVDEAVERSSMDSGTD, from the coding sequence CTGTGCCCCGTGGCTAAGGTTCTGACTTCTCTTCCCGTCGGCGAGCGCGTCGGCATCGCCTTCTCCGGAGGTCTCGACACCTCCGTGGCGGTCGCCTGGATGCGTGAGGCCGGCGCCGTCCCCTGCACGTACACCGCCGACATCGGCCAGTACGACGAGCCTGACATCGCGTCGGTGCCCGGACGAGCGCTCGAGTACGGCGCAGAACTCTCCCGACTGGTCGACTGCCGCACGCAGCTCGTCGACGAAGGTCTCTCCGCACTGGCCTGCGGCGCCTTCCACATCCGCTCCGCCGGCAAGGCCTACTTCAACACCACCCCCATCGGCCGCGCCGTCACGGGCACCATGCTCGTGCGTGCCATGGCCGAGGACGACGTGTTCATCTGGGGCGACGGCTCCACCTACAAGGGCAACGACATCGAGCGGTTCTACCGCTACGGCCTCATGGCGAACCCCCAGCTGCGGATCTACAAGCCGTGGCTCGACGAGGACTTCGTCCGCGAGCTCGGCGGCCGCGACGAGATGAGCCAGTGGCTCACCACCCGCGCCCTGCCCTACCGCGACTCCAAGGAGAAGGCCTACTCGACCGACGCCAACATCTGGGGCGCCACGCACGAAGCCAAGACCCTCGAGGAGCTCAACGTCTCGCTGGAGACGGTGGAGCCGATCATGGGCGTCAAGTACTGGGATCCCTCGGTGCACATCGACACCGAGGACGTCACCGTCGGATTCGAGATGGGCCGCCCCGTCTCCATCAACGGCGTCCGCTTCGACGACACCGTCGCCCTGGTCATGGAGGCCAATGCGATCGGCGGCCGCCACGGCCTCGGCATGAGCGACCAGATCGAGAACCGGATCATCGAGGCCAAGTCCCGCGGCATCTACGAGGCGCCGGGCATGGCACTGCTGTGGGCTGCCTACGAGCGCCTCCTGTCCGCGATCCACAACGAGGACACGCTCGCCAACTACCGCTCCGAGGGCCTGCGCCTCGGCCGGCTGCTGTACGAGGGCCGCTGGCTCGACCCACAGTCGCTCATGCTGCGCGAGTCGATCCAGCGCTGGGTGGCGTCCGCCGTCACCGGCGAGGTCGTCCTCCGTCTGCGTCGCGGCGACGACTACACGATCCTCGACACCCGCGGCCCCCACCTCAGCTACCAGCCGCACAAGCTGTCGATGGAGCGCGTCGAGGACGCGGCGTTCGGCCCGACCGACCGCATCGGCCAGCTGACCATGCGCAACCTGGACATCGCCGACTCCCGCGAGAAGCTCGAGCTGTACGCCGCGCAGGGCACCCTGCTGGCCGGGCACGCCGACCTCATCGGCCGGATCGAGAAGGGCGGCGCCGCCGCCATCGCCGGGCTCGGCGCGGAGGGTCCGTCGACGGTGGACGAGGCCGTCGAGCGCTCGTCCATGGACTCCGGCACCGACTGA
- a CDS encoding glycosyltransferase family 4 protein: protein MSRRVVQVSTVHRTRDNRIYNKECRALVEAGLDVTLLIRAEADEQSPVPVRALPTPASRLTRLTTMQFRAWRELGRLRPDLVHVHDPELIPMALLWARTHRAAVVYDAHEDLVKQVDTKPYLGSWRRGLARGYGRFLLWLANSFMDGIVAATPDIAAGFTGERVAVVHNYPWLSDFAAERDPVPGRLVYTGDLTEERRLSFMRDVVAVVRRSVPEAHLVLAGVVGPAVSEEARSFDGDLVRHLGLLPPSQIPEVLATAELGLIFLAPLPNYVNSLPTKLFEYQAAGLPAVASDFPHWRDIFGGDGATVFVDSGDVAATASRIVELLGDRAELERLSVAGRAAVRGRFNFESQAEALVGLVERAASTTDRSRVGR from the coding sequence GTGAGTCGTCGGGTCGTCCAGGTGAGCACCGTGCACCGCACGCGTGACAACCGGATCTACAACAAGGAGTGCCGTGCCCTCGTGGAGGCGGGCCTCGACGTCACCCTTCTCATCCGCGCCGAGGCGGACGAGCAGTCGCCGGTGCCGGTGCGCGCGCTCCCCACCCCCGCCAGTCGTCTGACCCGCCTCACCACCATGCAGTTCCGGGCCTGGCGCGAGCTGGGCCGGCTGCGTCCCGACCTGGTCCACGTGCACGATCCCGAACTGATCCCCATGGCGCTGCTATGGGCTCGCACCCACCGGGCGGCCGTCGTCTACGACGCCCACGAGGACCTCGTGAAGCAGGTGGACACCAAGCCGTACCTCGGCTCCTGGAGGCGGGGCCTCGCCCGTGGCTACGGACGTTTCCTGCTGTGGCTCGCCAACTCGTTCATGGACGGCATCGTCGCGGCTACGCCCGACATCGCGGCGGGGTTCACGGGCGAACGCGTTGCCGTCGTCCACAACTATCCGTGGCTCTCCGACTTCGCAGCCGAGCGGGATCCCGTGCCCGGCCGACTCGTCTACACGGGCGACCTGACGGAGGAGCGACGGCTGTCGTTCATGCGTGACGTCGTGGCTGTCGTGCGCCGGTCGGTGCCCGAGGCGCACCTCGTGCTGGCCGGGGTCGTCGGCCCGGCGGTGTCCGAGGAGGCGCGGAGCTTCGACGGCGACCTGGTGCGGCACCTCGGCCTGTTGCCCCCCAGCCAGATTCCCGAGGTGCTCGCCACAGCGGAACTCGGGCTCATCTTCCTCGCCCCGCTGCCCAACTACGTCAACTCGCTGCCCACCAAGTTGTTCGAGTACCAGGCGGCCGGCCTTCCGGCCGTCGCCAGCGACTTCCCACACTGGCGTGACATCTTCGGAGGGGACGGCGCCACCGTCTTCGTCGACTCCGGGGATGTCGCGGCGACCGCCTCCCGGATCGTCGAACTGCTCGGCGACCGCGCGGAGCTGGAGCGGCTGTCCGTCGCCGGTCGGGCGGCCGTGCGCGGCAGATTCAACTTCGAGTCGCAGGCCGAGGCACTCGTCGGACTGGTCGAGAGGGCCGCGTCAACGACCGATCGGTCCCGGGTCGGCCGATAG